The Leucobacter rhizosphaerae genome includes a region encoding these proteins:
- the whiA gene encoding DNA-binding protein WhiA produces MPSTVEVKSELVRFPVQRTGERIAEVATILRLAGGLHTISGRIALEAELHTPQIVQRVRKDLAELYGVRSEAKQLPPTATRPGAPQFLVRVLDGETLARQLGLLDQRRRQIRGLPNRLTTGAQPELAAIWRGAFLARGGITAPGRSAGLEIICPSNEVAMALVGAAGRIGIESKSREIRGQNKVLIRDGEAIGEMLGAMGAVESRASWDELRKARETRATANRLVNFDDANLRRSAEASVAACARVERALEILGDEIPDHLRYAGELRLRHREASLDDLGARADPVLTKDAVAGRIRRLLAMADKEAETRGIPGTESSLPDDLSRL; encoded by the coding sequence GCCACGATCCTGCGTCTCGCGGGCGGACTGCACACGATTTCGGGCCGGATCGCCCTCGAGGCCGAGCTGCACACGCCGCAGATCGTGCAGCGCGTGCGCAAGGACCTCGCGGAACTCTACGGCGTTCGCTCGGAGGCGAAGCAGCTGCCCCCGACCGCGACTCGTCCCGGTGCTCCGCAGTTCCTCGTCCGGGTGCTCGACGGCGAGACGCTCGCCCGTCAGCTCGGCCTGCTCGATCAGCGCCGCCGGCAGATCCGCGGGCTCCCGAACCGACTGACCACGGGCGCGCAGCCCGAGCTCGCCGCGATCTGGCGCGGTGCGTTCCTGGCGCGCGGTGGGATCACGGCGCCGGGTCGCTCCGCGGGCCTCGAGATCATCTGCCCGAGCAACGAGGTCGCCATGGCCCTCGTGGGTGCCGCGGGCCGGATCGGCATCGAGTCCAAGAGCCGCGAGATCCGGGGGCAGAACAAGGTGCTCATCCGCGACGGCGAGGCGATCGGCGAGATGCTCGGTGCGATGGGTGCCGTCGAGTCCCGCGCGAGCTGGGACGAGCTCCGCAAGGCCCGTGAGACCCGCGCGACCGCGAACCGCCTCGTCAACTTCGACGACGCGAACCTCCGGCGCTCGGCCGAGGCATCGGTCGCCGCGTGCGCCCGAGTGGAGCGCGCGCTCGAGATCCTGGGTGACGAGATTCCCGATCACCTCCGGTACGCGGGCGAGCTGCGGTTGCGTCACCGCGAAGCGAGTCTCGACGACCTCGGTGCGCGCGCCGATCCCGTGCTCACCAAGGACGCCGTCGCCGGTCGGATCCGCCGGTTGCTCGCCATGGCCGACAAGGAGGCCGAGACCCGCGGGATCCCGGGCACCGAGTCGAGCCTGCCCGACGACCTCTCGCGGCTGTAG
- a CDS encoding superoxide dismutase produces the protein MAAYTLPDLPYDYAALEPHISGKIMQLHHDKHHQAYVTGANTALEQLAEARDANNLAAVNKLEKDVAFNLGGHVNHTIFWNNLSPEGGDRPEGELAAAIDEYFGDFEKFQAHFTATALGVQGSGWAVLAWDALGQRANIVQLFDQQGNLPAGTVPLLMLDVWEHAYYLDYLNVRADYVKAFWNIANWQDVAKRFEAARTQTPGLI, from the coding sequence ATGGCCGCCTACACACTTCCTGACCTTCCCTACGACTATGCTGCGCTTGAGCCGCACATCAGCGGCAAGATCATGCAGCTGCACCACGACAAGCACCACCAGGCCTACGTGACCGGTGCGAACACCGCACTCGAGCAGCTGGCCGAGGCGCGCGACGCGAACAACCTCGCCGCCGTCAACAAGCTCGAGAAGGACGTCGCCTTCAACCTCGGCGGACACGTCAACCACACCATCTTCTGGAACAACCTGTCGCCCGAGGGCGGGGATCGCCCCGAGGGTGAGCTCGCCGCCGCGATCGACGAGTACTTCGGCGACTTCGAGAAGTTCCAGGCGCACTTCACCGCGACCGCCCTCGGCGTCCAGGGCTCCGGCTGGGCCGTTCTCGCCTGGGATGCGCTGGGTCAGCGCGCCAACATCGTGCAGCTGTTCGACCAGCAGGGCAACCTGCCCGCCGGCACCGTCCCGCTGCTGATGCTCGACGTCTGGGAGCACGCGTACTACCTCGACTACCTCAACGTCCGCGCCGACTACGTGAAGGCGTTCTGGAACATCGCGAACTGGCAGGACGTCGCCAAGCGCTTCGAGGCCGCACGGACGCAGACCCCGGGTCTCATCTAG